In Haloarcula sp. H-GB4, a single genomic region encodes these proteins:
- a CDS encoding GMC family oxidoreductase — MSQNSTADRRPSSDADVCVVGSGVAGALVAYTLSSRGHDVVILEAGQRFDPGNRLEQMEQSLRPHGSLLDIWNMGGPRDQYVTSGGAYYPLNQTRVKAVGGTTLHWLGITPRLHQKDFEMNTRYGLAADWPIDYEDLRPYYAAAEQEMGVAGTQDNPFEPPRETDYPMDAFPASYSDTLFADACDELEITMHSTPQARNSEAYDGRSQCVGFSTCIPVCPSGAKYSADVHVRKAEAEGARVIDRAPVQRIEHDSTGETVDAAVYATPSGDTYRQDADAFVLACGAVETPRLLLLSESPQYPDGLANSSGAVGRYFMDQPIVSVTGELEQPTNQEPIGYHTRESHQFYDHDDPQPGSVKLVFENVNPESVVRPMLSGGDMTSRENVFDFAMGDSWGDEVLDKIESNYPNNRVRLLANPELLPRRENRVTLDESKTDDFGNPVPDVSWNIGSHARETMEFIREVQYDIFDELGATIVSETDLADPPPASHKMGTTRMGTNPEKSVVTPQLRTHDLDNLYIASSSVFVTGGAMNPTLTIAALALKAGEHIDNAL; from the coding sequence ATGTCACAGAATAGTACAGCGGACCGACGACCATCGAGTGACGCTGACGTCTGTGTGGTCGGTTCAGGTGTGGCCGGTGCGCTGGTCGCGTACACCCTATCGAGTCGAGGTCACGATGTCGTGATACTTGAGGCAGGACAGCGGTTCGACCCGGGAAATCGCCTCGAACAGATGGAGCAGAGTCTCCGCCCGCATGGCTCACTACTGGATATCTGGAACATGGGCGGCCCTCGCGACCAGTATGTCACCTCCGGTGGGGCGTACTACCCGTTGAATCAGACGCGCGTGAAAGCTGTCGGCGGAACGACCTTGCACTGGTTGGGCATTACCCCACGTCTGCATCAGAAAGACTTCGAAATGAACACCAGATACGGTCTCGCAGCGGATTGGCCCATCGACTACGAGGATCTCAGGCCGTACTACGCGGCGGCCGAGCAGGAGATGGGGGTCGCCGGCACGCAAGATAACCCGTTCGAACCGCCCAGGGAGACTGACTACCCGATGGATGCCTTTCCAGCGAGTTACTCGGATACACTGTTTGCAGACGCCTGTGATGAACTCGAGATTACGATGCACTCGACCCCTCAGGCGCGGAATTCGGAGGCGTACGACGGACGGAGCCAGTGCGTTGGATTCAGTACGTGTATTCCGGTCTGCCCTTCGGGGGCAAAATACAGTGCTGATGTCCACGTCCGCAAGGCGGAGGCTGAAGGCGCACGGGTCATAGACCGGGCTCCAGTGCAACGGATCGAACACGACAGTACTGGGGAGACTGTGGACGCGGCCGTGTACGCGACGCCGAGCGGAGACACCTATCGTCAGGATGCGGATGCGTTCGTGCTCGCCTGCGGGGCCGTGGAAACACCACGCCTGTTACTGCTCTCCGAGTCCCCACAGTATCCTGATGGGTTAGCGAATAGTAGCGGTGCCGTCGGCCGGTATTTCATGGACCAGCCTATCGTTTCCGTGACTGGAGAACTAGAGCAGCCGACGAATCAGGAGCCCATCGGCTACCACACAAGAGAATCACACCAGTTCTACGACCACGATGATCCGCAACCGGGCAGCGTTAAGCTGGTGTTCGAGAACGTAAACCCCGAGTCCGTCGTCAGACCAATGCTCAGCGGCGGTGATATGACCTCGCGAGAGAACGTGTTCGACTTCGCTATGGGCGACAGTTGGGGAGACGAAGTCCTCGACAAAATCGAATCAAACTATCCCAACAATAGAGTCCGTCTGCTCGCGAACCCGGAGCTGCTCCCTCGGAGAGAAAACCGAGTCACGCTGGACGAATCGAAGACCGACGATTTCGGGAACCCCGTTCCAGATGTCTCGTGGAATATCGGCTCGCATGCGCGTGAAACGATGGAATTTATCCGAGAGGTTCAGTACGATATCTTCGACGAACTGGGGGCAACCATCGTTTCTGAAACCGATCTTGCTGACCCGCCCCCTGCCTCACATAAAATGGGAACGACGCGAATGGGAACGAACCCAGAGAAAAGCGTTGTTACGCCGCAACTCAGGACACACGACCTCGACAACCTCTATATCGCATCGAGCAGCGTGTTCGTGACGGGCGGCGCAATGAATCCCACGCTTACTATCGCGGCACTGGCACTGAAAGCCGGAGAGCACATCGACAATGCACTGTAA
- a CDS encoding gluconate 2-dehydrogenase subunit 3 family protein has translation MELTRRDALYALVMGGGIGVSGVAYADRKAAENEGIENESGFSTDQLQTVVAIAEVVYPTEVTGIAAFVKQYVTGLRPEKQASLIPVIDAFSAHVREIHDRPFWELSISDRQVALQELGVDRMSPDPTGTLPERVRYHLINQLLYGLFTAPKGSKLVGIENPVGYPGGYQSYQTAPDVTE, from the coding sequence ATGGAACTGACGAGACGCGATGCGCTATATGCTCTCGTCATGGGTGGTGGCATCGGGGTCAGTGGAGTCGCGTATGCCGACCGAAAGGCAGCGGAAAATGAAGGTATTGAGAACGAATCTGGGTTTTCGACTGACCAACTTCAGACGGTCGTGGCGATCGCCGAAGTCGTGTACCCGACAGAGGTAACCGGAATCGCTGCATTCGTCAAGCAATACGTCACGGGTCTCCGACCGGAAAAACAGGCTAGCCTGATTCCGGTCATCGACGCATTCAGTGCTCACGTTCGGGAGATCCACGACCGGCCGTTCTGGGAACTGTCGATTTCAGACCGGCAAGTAGCGCTTCAGGAACTGGGTGTCGACCGAATGAGTCCGGACCCGACCGGAACGCTTCCGGAACGTGTCCGATATCATCTGATCAATCAGCTTCTGTACGGACTGTTTACCGCCCCGAAAGGAAGCAAACTCGTTGGTATCGAAAACCCGGTCGGCTACCCGGGTGGCTATCAGTCGTATCAAACAGCACCAGATGTCACAGAATAG
- a CDS encoding glycosyltransferase family 2 protein, whose protein sequence is MGAPYVVSAVVTWNNYDDTRACLDSLLTLDYPNHDIVLVDNGSTDGSADRLETEYESVELIRTGENLGYAGGMNVGTRKALELGAAYVWQLNNDVVIPDASLLSDLVETMQSNPDIGMLTPLVTEYPDTDTVWFQKGMIDWKTGNTDHVDATPSGSDGLIYNDYIPNCSLLFPAHVLDEVGLLPEDYFLYYDDVEHAVRIQDAGYELVTDTTSRIYHKESKSSRGELGPMYSYYRSRNMVLFREKFRERISDLFLLYLFAWMVEQVGIRVYYGELTGVRGLAEGLLDGLTRESGKGKYP, encoded by the coding sequence TACCCGAACCACGACATTGTGCTCGTCGACAACGGGTCTACAGACGGTTCGGCAGACCGACTGGAAACCGAGTACGAATCGGTTGAGTTGATTAGAACCGGTGAAAACCTTGGCTACGCGGGCGGAATGAACGTCGGTACGCGCAAGGCCCTCGAACTTGGTGCTGCGTATGTCTGGCAACTGAACAACGATGTCGTCATCCCGGACGCGTCGCTCCTGTCTGACCTCGTCGAGACGATGCAATCGAACCCGGACATCGGTATGCTCACACCGCTAGTCACAGAGTACCCCGATACCGACACTGTCTGGTTCCAGAAGGGGATGATTGATTGGAAAACGGGAAACACTGACCACGTTGACGCTACACCTAGCGGTTCGGACGGACTCATTTACAACGATTACATCCCGAACTGTAGCTTGCTCTTCCCGGCACATGTACTGGACGAGGTTGGACTGCTCCCTGAAGACTACTTTCTCTACTACGATGATGTCGAACACGCGGTCCGGATACAGGACGCGGGGTACGAACTGGTGACGGACACCACGTCCCGAATCTACCACAAAGAAAGCAAGAGTTCGAGAGGGGAACTTGGGCCGATGTACTCCTACTACCGGTCCCGGAACATGGTGCTCTTCAGAGAGAAATTTCGGGAGCGGATCAGTGATCTGTTCCTGCTGTATCTGTTCGCCTGGATGGTCGAGCAGGTGGGAATTCGGGTATACTATGGGGAACTCACAGGTGTCCGGGGATTAGCTGAAGGACTCCTTGATGGACTCACACGGGAAAGCGGCAAAGGAAAATACCCCTGA